In Ancylothrix sp. D3o, a genomic segment contains:
- a CDS encoding type II toxin-antitoxin system Phd/YefM family antitoxin, with translation MNKITLEEITQDFNSYLQRAKAGESFVIFQADQPIAKIISAKSEGALEAFDAFRAKIVAEGIDLESDEIFADVRDCIPTPEQPCW, from the coding sequence ATGAATAAAATTACCCTAGAAGAAATTACTCAAGATTTTAACTCCTATCTTCAACGGGCTAAAGCTGGAGAAAGTTTTGTGATTTTTCAAGCAGACCAACCTATTGCTAAAATTATTTCCGCTAAATCTGAGGGTGCTTTAGAAGCTTTTGATGCCTTTCGCGCAAAAATTGTTGCAGAAGGGATTGATTTAGAGAGTGATGAAATCTTTGCAGATGTTCGGGACTGCATCCCAACTCCTGAACAACCTTGTTGGTGA
- a CDS encoding DUF433 domain-containing protein has translation MNNPILQRITIDLNICHGKPCIRGLRYPVEFILELLSAGISIEEILADYEDLERDDILAALLFASKLTLVKSIYKLAK, from the coding sequence ATGAATAATCCAATTTTGCAGCGAATTACCATCGATCTAAATATCTGTCATGGCAAACCCTGCATTCGGGGGTTGCGTTATCCGGTAGAATTTATTTTAGAGTTACTTAGTGCTGGGATAAGTATTGAAGAAATTTTAGCAGATTATGAAGATTTAGAACGGGATGATATTTTAGCAGCGTTACTATTTGCTAGTAAGTTAACTCTGGTGAAAAGTATTTATAAACTTGCTAAATGA